One window from the genome of Procambarus clarkii isolate CNS0578487 chromosome 90, FALCON_Pclarkii_2.0, whole genome shotgun sequence encodes:
- the LOC138359402 gene encoding uncharacterized protein, which produces MWASSRSKQQPVGPSNHKSSLALRPCSGVTEELQKPSTASRRPTLAHLSAHLGSPVRPPWLTCPPTLAHLSAHLGSPVRPPWLTCPPTLAHLSAHLGSPVRPPWLTCPPTLAHLSAHLGSPARPPWPTCPPTLAHLSAHLGSPVRPPWLTCPPTLAHLSAHLGSPVRPPWLTCPPTLAHLSAHLGSPVRPPWLTCPPTLAHLSAHLGSPARPPWPTCPPTLAHLSAHLGSPARPPWLTCPPTLAHLSAHLGSPARPPWLTCPPTLAHLSAHLGSPVRPPWLTCPPTLAHLSAHLGSPARPPWLTCPPTLAHLSAHLGSPVRPPWLTCPPTLAHLSAHLGSPVRPPWLTCPPTLAHLPAHLGPPVRPPWLTCPPTLAHLSVHLGSPVRPPPCQAPLVGLVIGHGNFVSLALPLRQKGNGFAHPET; this is translated from the coding sequence CTTCCAGGAGGCCCACCTTGGCTCACCTGTCCGCCCACCTTGGCTCACCTGTCCGCCCACCTTGGCtcacctgcccgcccaccttggcTCACCTGTCCGCCCACCTTGGCTCACCTGTCCGCCCACCTTGGCtcacctgcccgcccaccttggcTCACCTGTCCGCCCACCTTGGCTCACCTGTCCGCCCACCTTGGCTCACCTGTCCGCCCACCTTGGCTCACCTGTCCGCCCACCTTGGCtcacctgcccgcccaccttggcCCACCTGTCCGCCCACCTTGGCTCACCTGTCCGCCCACCTTGGCTCACCTGTCCGCCCACCTTGGCtcacctgcccgcccaccttggcTCACCTGTCCGCCCACCTTGGCTCACCTGTCCGCCCACCTTGGCtcacctgcccgcccaccttggcTCACCTGTCCGCCCACCTTGGCTCACCTGTCCGCCCACCTTGGCTCACCTGTCCGCCCACCTTGGCTCACCTGTCCGCCCACCTTGGCtcacctgcccgcccaccttggcCCACCTGTCCGCCCACCTTGGCTCACCTGTCCGCCCACCTTGGCtcacctgcccgcccaccttggcTCACCTGTCCGCCCACCTTGGCTCACCTGTCCGCCCACCTTGGCtcacctgcccgcccaccttggcTCACCTGTCCGCCCACCTTGGCTCACCTGTCCGCCCACCTTGGCTCACCTGTCCGCCCACCTTGGCTCACCTGTCCGCCCACCTTGGCTCACCTGTCCGCCCACCTTGGCtcacctgcccgcccaccttggcTCACCTGTCCGCCCACCTTGGCTCACCTGTCCGCCCACCTTGGCTCACCTGTCCGCCCACCTTGGCtcacctgcccgcccaccttggcTCACCTGTCCGCCCACCTTGGCTCACCTGTCCGCCCACCTTGGCTCACCTGTCCGCCCACCTTGGCtcacctgcccgcccaccttggcCCACCTGTCCGCCCACCTTGGCTCACCTGTCCACCTACATTGGCTCACCTGTCCGTCCACCTTGGCTCACCTGTCCGCCCACCACCTTGCCAGGCACCCCTCGTGGGCCTTGTCATTGGTCATGGCAACTTTGTCTCTCTCGCGTTGCCACTCCGTCAAAAAGGCAACGGTTTTGCCCATCCAGAAACGTAG